The sequence CGGAGAAAATGAGCAGCGCAACCGTGCGCCTGCTTTGCTCACACATTATAGACCACTGCCTGGTCAATGATGAAAACGCGGACAAGGTACTGGCTGAGGGCAAGAGTCTGAAAGGCTGCTGGGATCACATCACAAGCAACGCACGAAAACAAGCAGAAGGCAACTGCACAGCCGTGCCAGACGACACCGTATACGAATGGGCAGCGGGCTATTACGGCTTTACTGCCGAAGAGACCAAGGCGGAGATCATCGACCTGCTGGATCTGCTGTGAGGTGTCGATATGGGAAAGAAACTGAACACGCTTACGCAGGAACAGGCTCGGAAGATTTGGAACGGCCGCCCGAAACTGCCGGAGAAAAAGATCAAGAAGTTTGCCCACGAAGAGGTATTCGTCAATGAGCAATACTTTTTCAAGTACAAAGAATGCGATCACAGGTATGGCTATTGTACCGCTTGCGGCAAGGATGTGCAGATCGATATTGAGAACATGCGACTATGGACGGACAAGCACGCAGCCTGCCGCTCTGCACGGCATAACGACACCGTATGCTGCCCGGTCTGCGGGCACGAAGTTCAAGTCAAAGACGCCGGGCGTGGCCGTAGTCAGTTGATAAACACGGCAGTGGTGGCGGTAACACAGCGAACACGGAACGGCGGTATATTGCTTTCTTTCGTTCGAGTGTATGAGGATTATACGCGCAACTATAAAGCCGCGCCGGAAAGGGGCACACTGCTGTACGCTGCATACTTCAATCTCGGCCAGCACTTTGTAGCCGAACAAACATACGGTGGAGGGCTGTACATAAGCATAAAGCAAAAGCCAACACTCCGACTGCCATGCACGGTGGAGCCGGTTAAACTGGATCACAACAGTTGGAAGTGCACAGAGGGAGAGGGAGCAAAGCTGGTGGGCTTTGAAGAGGCGTTGGAGAAAAGTAACCTACGCTATCTGCCATGGGAGACATACCACGAATGTGCGCAGCAACTGCACCGTAGCGCAATTACAAACTATCCTGTCAACCTGCTTGGGTTACTTTATCAATACAGCCGCCACCCGGTGCTGACAGAGCGCCTGATCAAAGAGGGCAACGGCGACTTGGTAGCCGAACAGGTGGAGTGGAATTGCACAACCGGTCTGGACTACAAGCAAGTGGTGCCTTACAAGGCAATGCGACTGACCAAGCCGGAGTACCGCATGATAAAAGCAAAATACAAGATTTGCTGTTCAACACTCAGAGCAACAGCGGCGCTGAAAAAATACGGCTGTAAAATGTCAGATAAAAATATTCTCTTTTTTCTTGCTTTTCAGTACAGCTATGGACAGAGGAAATGCTACAAGGCGTTGGATTTTTTACGGCAATACCTATCTCCGCAAAAGGCAATAAACTGGGTAAACCGGCAGGCAGCGGGATATGGAACGACAACAAATGTGCTCTCAGATTACAGCGACTATCTGGATCAGTGCAGGCGGTTGGGCCTGGATGTTAACCGTAAAGAGGTAGCCGTACCGCAGAACCTGCGAGATCTGCACCGCCAGTATTCCGAAGAGCTGACGCGCAGAGCAAACGAAAAGAAAGCGAAAGAGCAAGCCGAGCGGGCAAAGAAGTTAGCTAAGGATCTGCCAAAACTGAAACGCAAATATGCATACGCCAGCAGCGGACTGTTCATTCGGCCGGCCGAGGGGCCGGAAGATCTGCTGAAAGAGGGGTGTGCCCAGCACAACTGTGTGTACTCCTGTTACACGGAAAAATACCTGGACAGAAAGACGGATATACTTTTCGTCCGCAAGCAGTCGGACCCGGATCAATCCTATGTGACCGTTGAGTTCAAAAACGGCGCCGTTATTCAATGTAGAGCCGATCACAACCGACCTGCACCGCCGGATGTGCAGGAGTTTATGCAAGCCTGGCTTGCCTACCTAAAGTCGAACAGAAAAACGAAAGCAGTCAGTTAAGGAGGACTTATGGATAACCAAATCACCACAATGCAAGAAGTAACGCCCGCAACCCAGAAAGCCTACGACACCCACGCGAGGATCCTGGCCAACGGGATGGCCCGAGCATTGGTAGATGTGTGCCACGATCTTAAGACAATGCGGGATGAGGGCCTATACACGGAGCTGGGCTATGACACATTCGAGGAGTACGCCGAGCAAGCCTGCGGCATTAAGCAGCGGCAAGCCTATTCCTACATATCAGCCTATGAAAAGCTGGGCCAGAAGTATATGGCCGACCACGCCGACCTGGGGATCACCAAGCTGGAGTTGATCTCTCAAATCAGCAGTTATGAGCGTGAGGAATTCCTGGAGGATGTGGACGCAGAAAGCGCTACGGTCCGGGAGCTGAAAGCAGAGGTTGAACGCTACAAGAAGCAGACGGAACAGCTGACCTTTGACCTTGGGCAGGCACAGAGCGAATTAAGCGAAGCACCGGAGCAGGTGGACACCAACGCACTCCGTTCTTCCATTGAGCAGGAAGTTAAAGCCAAGTACAGCGCCCAGCTGGAAGAATTGCAGCAGCGGGCCGACGCAGCGCCGGACCCGGAGGCAATCCGAAAGGAAGCGGAAAAGGAAGCCGCAAAGGAATACAAAGCTAAGTTGGCAACGGCAAAGGCAGACGCCGAGAAGAAAGCCAAAGCCGCTGTAGAAAAGCTGGAGCAGGAAAAGGCAGACCTGAAACGGCAGTTGGACAGCAGTACCACCAAACTGGACGCCGCTGTTCGGCAAGCAAAGGCAGCGGGTGCAGACACGGATGTGGCAGCCTGCCGGGTGTACTTCACCGAACTGCAACAAACCGCCGCAAAGGTACAGGAGCTGATCGGCAAGATCAATGCCAAGGATCCGGCCACCGGCACCAAGCTCTCCGCCGCCGTTATTCAAGTTTTGCAGTCGACTGCACGAAATTTGGAGGTGAAACAATGACCTGCGAACAATGTTACCACTGCGATGTGTGTTGGCAGCGCATGACCATTTACGGCCAATACGCCCTAATGGGAATGAGCCATGACAACATGGAAGAGTGGTGCACCAAATGTAAGCCAAAAACACAGATCATAGAACTGTCAACGCAAATTCCACAGTCGCTTCATGATGAACTGGCAAGGTACTGTACGGAAATAGCATACGATGAGGAGCGACAAGCATGAAAACGATTAGAAAGCACCTGTGGAATAAGAAAAGAACAGAAACGCTCAAGGTGGCAGACCTGCAAGGCTACCTTGCCCAGTTTGATCCGGGCGCAGAAGTTCAGCTCGGTGTTGTCCAAATGAGAGGTGCCGCAATGTGGCACCTGCCCGATTTGGGTAAACTTAAAATCTGTGCTAATTGATGTTCAAGAGGTGAAAGAATGAACATCCAACTGGACAAGCTGGCAGAAACAGAACGCGGCGCCGGCGGTTTCGGGAGTACAGGGAGGTGAGCAGGATGTGTATAGCAGCACAAATCATTCTTGTGGCCGGGGCGGTCATTGTTGCATTTTTCGGCGTGATCGGCTTTGGTCCGAACTTTAAGAAATGAGCGGAATAAAAAGCAGGAGGAAAAATGACGAACAACGAAAAGAAGGAATGGCTGCAACGCTATCGGGAGTGCTGGGCGGAGGTTGAGATTACACAACAGGAGATCGAAGAACTGAACAGCCGGGCGCAAAAGATCACGGCTTCCCTCTCTCCCACGCCGGGAGGCGGGCAGCGGGCAGATTTTACCTTGACGGTAGATCGCATTATAGAACTGAAAGAGAAGCTGGACCAACAAGTCCGGCTTGCTCTGTTGCAGCGGGCAGAAATTGAGACTGCTATTGAGCAGGTACGCAGCCCATTGCACCGGCGTGTGTTGCGTCGGCGGTATTTGAACGGTGACACTTTTGAGAAGATTGCCGTAGACGAAGATATTACATACAATCACCTGGTCTCTCGCATTCACCCGCAGTCCCTGGATATGCTGGAATGTGAAAAATAAAAAACCACTATGCAATGCATGTTGATGTTATAGTATGCAGGTTGCCGTCTGTGTTATAGTATAAACTGCCAAACAGATTGAAAGAGCGCTCCAAACGGTGCGCTCTTTGGCTTTTGCTTTTGTGCTTTTCCTTTCTTAAATGCGGTTACTACGAGGCCCATTTTCAGATGTGCTATAATTATGGTGAGCAGAAAGGGGGGAAAACAAATACATGTGTAAACGCTCTAAAAAACCTTTAGGCAAGCAGCAGAAGAAGAAACGGAAAAATCGTAAAGTTCGAGAGTATGAAAAGATCAAGATGGAACTGACTAACCTTTCTCCGGCGGAACGCCGACGCGAACGCATTTTAGCAGAGGCCGAAGAGAAAACCGCGATAAACACTACTCCTTTGACGATTTCTGTAATATCGATGATATTTTCGTGGTTTGCAGTCTTTCAAAGTAAGATTTACGAAATCCTCAAAGATTGGTTTCAAACATTGCTCGAAGAATATTCAAATCATGCTGAAATAATTCAAAAGATACAACAGAAGATGAGTGACATTCAGAATAGTCATATTGAGATATTCGGCGTGGTTGTAGTTGCTTCAGCAATAGCAATAACAATTATACGGGTTCATCAGTTGCGTCTCGAGAAAGCAGCCCGCAAAAATAGAATTCGGCTCGAAATACTGGATGAATTTTTCCCAAATAGCAGACAGAAAAAATAACAGCATATAATCCGCAATTATTACAAAGGAGGTGAGCAGCGTGGGTAAAGAGACCTTAACACCTAAACAAAGGCTGTTCTGTTATGAATATGTGCTCGACCATAACGGGAAACGGTCTTACCAGGCTGCTTACCCGAATTGTAAGGCACCCGGGAGCGCAGAAAGCCAAGCAAGCCGATTGCTAAGAAATGATAAGGTAAAAAAATTTATCGCTGAGCTGGAAAAGCGAAAGCTGGACAAGTTGGATTTCACCGCAACGGATGTGCTGAACGCACTGTGCTCCATCGGGTTTGCAGAGACGGCAAAGCCGCCGAATACCTCTGATCGGGTGAAAGCCCTGGCAGAGCTTCTGCGTCACTTTGAATTGGCCCGAGGGCATGAAGATGAGCAGACGGACGATGGCTTTCTGGAGGCCTTGGAGCAGAAAGCGGGTGAACAGGCATGGGAAGAATAAGCACCTTTCATTTTCAGCCATTCTCCGCCAAGCAGCTCCAGGTGCTCACCTGGTGGTGCAAAACATCACCTGTGAGCGACAAAAACGGAATAATTGCAGACGGCGCTATACGATCCGGTAAGACGGTGAGTATGGCGCTTAGCTATATTCTGTGGGCTATGAGTACCTACAGCGGCATGAATTTTGCCATGTGCGGTAAGACGATCAGCTCCTTTCGCCGGAATGTGCTTTCTTTTCTGCCTGCAATGCTGCAAAGTCGCGGGTATCAGGTAAAATACAGCCGTAGCGACAATGTGCTTGTGGTGACGCGGGGTGGTACGGAAAACGCATTTTACATTTTCGGGGGCAAGGACGAAAGCAGCCAGGATCTGATCCAGGGTATGACTTTGGCAGGTGTGTTTTTCGATGAGGTGGCTTTAATGCCCCAGTCCTTTGTGCAGCAGGCCACCGCCCGGTGCTCTGTCAGTGGTGCAAAATTCTGGTTCAACTGTAACCCGGATAACCCACACCACTGGTTTTATGAAGAATGGATCCTGCCGGAGAAGCGGCAAGAAAAGCGAATACTCTACCTCCACTTTACGATGGACGACAATTTGTCCTTAACAGAGGAGGTCAAAGCCCGGTACAGAACGATGTATGCGGGCGTTTTTTATGCCCGGTACATTCTGGGCGAATGGAAAGTGGCAGAGGGCCTGATCTACGATATGTTTGACGAAAGGCGGCACTGTATTCCGCTGCCGCCGGATAACGAACTGCAAGGTTCTGCCTATATCAGTGTGGACTACGGTACGCTAAACCCTACGGTGTTCCTGATGTGGCGCAAATACCATGGCAAATGGCTATGCACCAAGGAATATTACTATTCCGGGCGAGAGAACCATAAACAAAGAACGGACGCAGAGTATGCGGACGAGATGATGGCCTTTATCGGCGATACGCCGTATACCTGCGTAGTGGTTGACCCTTCGGCGGCCTCTTTCATTACAGAACTGCAAAGGCGGGGGCTCAAGGTATTAAAGGCGGATAACGCGGTGCTGGATGGAATCCGTACCGTGTGCACATTGCTGCAGCGGGCGGATCTGCTGTTCAGCAAGGATTGCACCCGCACCATTGCAGAGTTTTACGCCTACCGCTGGAATGACAAGGCAGCAGAGGCGGGGCTGGATGAGCCGATCAAACAGGATGACCACGCCATGGACGCCATGCGCTATTTTGTAAGCACGGCGCTGGGGCGGATCGTAACAAGGAGGACTTGAATATGATACTTTACATGAACCGGCGGGATGTGCCGGAGGCGGAACAGGGCGTACTGTCGTCTGCCGTGATTGATTATGTGGTCGGTCGGGCAAACGAATATGCGCGGCGCTGCCGTGCCCTCTATGGCCGATATATTGGCGTGCCGCAAATCCACCGAGGAGAGGACGAGAACGATGTGCGGGCCGAGGCTAACTATGCCAAGTACATTGTGGATATTATCCGTGGCTATTTCCTGAGCGAGCCGGTAAAGTACGACTGTAACGACAAGGACAAGAAAGACAGCCAGGCCAAGCTGTCCCTGGTGTCTACGGTGGAGGCCAAGCTGGATCGGCAAAGCGGCAACCTGATCCGGCATAACGCTGTGGACGAAAACAAAGACGGCCTGTGCGATCTGTGCGGCAAGGAAATTGACATTTCTGCCGTTATGGCCGCTTATCACAGCCAAAACATTGCCACCGTGGATCAGCGGATTGGCAAGGCAATTGGTATATACGGCGAAAGCTGTGAGCTGCTATATGCCAGCACAGAGGAGCAACCACGCCCGCGATCCGCAGTGTATGCGCCGGATCAGATCGTGCTGGTGCAAGATGATACTGTGGAGCACAAAGACTTGTTTGCGCTGTGGTTTGAGCAGCGGGAGCGCACAGACCGCAGCCGGTACTATGCGGTAACAGTCTATACGACTACCCAGTATCAGCAGTACGAAAGCACATCGCTGGATAAAGAAAACTATGTGTACAACCCGGTGGGCGCGCCTGTGCCCCATTTCTTTGACGGTGTGCCGGTGGTGTGTTATGAGAACAACGAGGAGCGGCAGGGCGACTTTGAACAGGTGGCCAACTTGATTGACGCCAGAAACGAGCTGCTGTCCGACCGGCTTACAGATAAGCGTAAGTTTGTCAATTCCATCTTGGCAGCATTCGGCGCGGTTCTGCCCCAGGACACCATGGAAGCAGCTAAGCGAGACCGGCTCATTGACGGCATTCCCCAGGACGCCCGGTTGGAATACATACAAAAGACCTTTGACGAAAACTCCATGAAGGTACTGGACGATACCTTGGTATCGGATATTCACAAGATGACCCTAACCCCGGATATGACAGACCAGGCCTTTGCCGGTAATGCCAGCGGCGTGGCGTTAAAGCTCAAGCTGCTTGCCCTGCACCTGCTGGTAAAAAGCAAGATGAGCGCCATGGAGGCGGGGCTGAAGAAACGCTGGACCTTATACAACAACTGGCTGGCCCATAACGGTATAGACCCGGTGTCCGTAGATGATGTGGATATGGTGTTTACTGTGGCGCTGCCCATTGATGAGGCGCAGATTGTCTCTATGGTGTGCACCTTGAAGAATGCCGGACTGGTTGACGATCAGACGCTGCTGTCCCTGCTATGGTTTGTTAAGGACCCGGCGGAAGCCGTGGAGAACATGAAACAGCAAAAGCAGGAGAACCAGCAGCAGTATATGGACAGCTTTGCCCCAAAGACAGAGGACAAGGACGAGGACAAGACCGAGGACGAAGAGAAAGACACGGCAGGCCGGCAGAAAGACGAAGAAAAGGACGCTTAATCTATGAAGGCAGCAGAGTATTGGAAAAGGCGAACGGTTGACCTGGAGCACCTGCTGCAAGTGCGCACCACCGCTACAATGGTGGAGGTCAACCGTATGTACGCACAGGGTGTAGAGCAGCTCAACGAGCAAATTGAGCGTATTCTCCGCCGGTATGTTAAAAACGGTCAGATCAGCCAGGCTTATGCCTTGCAGCTACTGAGTGCTGGCCAAACCGCAGAGGAGCGCCAGCGCCTGTTGGAACAGCTGCAACACACCAAGGAACCACAGGCACGGCGGGAGTTGATCGCTATGCTGGACGCACCGGCCTATGCGGACCGTATCAGCCGTTTGCAGGCTTTACAGAACGCTATTCGTGCGGAAGCCGTAGCCATGGGCGTGCGGGAGGAACGGCTGGCGAAAGCGCGACTGACAGATACACTCAAACAAGCATACTACCGCACTATATTTAACGACCAAAAGCGTAATGGTCTATATGACTTTCGCTTGATCAGTGACCGCCGTGTACAGGCCGCACTTACCCATAAGTGGAGCGGCAAAAACTATTCCGATCGTGTGTGGAAGAACAACGCCGCCTTTTGCAAGCGCTTGCAGCGCACGATTGAGGTGGGTTGTATGACGGGTATGACCCTGCACGATATGGAGGAGCGGTTGCTGGAGGACTGCATAGGTGCAGATAGCGACAGCGGGCAACGCTATTGCGCCAGCCGCCTGATCCGTACAGAGGTCAATCACTTCTCCAATCAGGGCTTTTTAGAGGGCTATAAAGCAGCGGGCATTATCCGGTATCGGTTTATGGCCACTCTGGATTTGCGCACCTCCGCCGTCTGCCGCCAGCTGGACGGCAAGACCTTTTTGGTGGAAGAGGCAAAAGCAGGCGAGAACCTGCCGCCTATGCACCCTTTCTGCCGCAGTATTACTGTGCCGGTGGTGAGTAACCGCCCCGGCACCCGCTGGGCCAGGGATCCGGTAACTGGCAAGTCTATGACTGTACCGGCGGATATGACTTACGCCCAGTGGTATGAGAAGTATGTGGAGAAAAACGGCGGCGTTATTCGTGGCGCAAACGGCGTAGATAAACCGGCGGTGGAGGAACAGGCGGAAGCTGTATATCTTGGCCAAATCAATCCGCAGTCTGAGCAGGAACGCAATGCCTATGTGGATCGGTTTATTACACAGTACGAGCGTGCCGACGAGGAGCACATGCTGGTCATTGACCGCACCGGCAAAGTGTATTCCGTTACCAGTCACCAGCCGGATTATATCGACTTAACCGGCGTTGACATTTCCATGAAAGGCAGTTACAATATACATAATCACCCGGCGGATCAAACGCAGTTTTCATTCAGTGATGAGGCGGATGTTCCCAGTATGATTGCCGATGGCACCAGCGTGATGGAAGCCTTTGACCATAAATACCGCTACCGCCTGGAACAGATGGACGGTGTGACGCTGGAAGAGTGGGAAGAAGCAAATGCGCAAGCAAAAGATAACGCCTATTCAATTATGATTGATCGCGGTATGGGATTTTCAGATTTTGCTGAAAACGCGTTGCATATTCAAATAGAGGAAGCTTGTCGTATCTTAAATAGAGGAGTGTACATGCGATGGAAAAGGTAGACCTTTACGAAGCTCGAAAGGCTGAATTGTTGAAACTTGGCCGAAAAAGCAGAATTCGAGGAAAAGCAATTACTGAAGCATGGTTGGCGGCGCACCCCGGAATATCCAGGGGCGAGTGCAACACACCGGAAATGCGAGCTCTGCGAGAAGAAATCAGACAGGAGTATGGACAGATATTGGAAAAATATGAAAGGCTATTCAAAGAACAAAAAAAGCAATAAATAACCCAAAGTGAGCAGAGCTGCTATGCAGCCCTGCTCTTTTTATACCCATTTACAGGCAATGCCTGTGGGAATATATCATTTAACGAACCGGCAGCGCACGGTTTGGGAAAGGAGTCAGCAATGACAAAACACAATGCCGAGATGGAAAACAGCAGAGAACAGAGCCGGGTGTGCGCACGCCTGCCGCTGAACCTCCAGCTGTTTGCCGAAGATACCGGCGAAAATGGAGCAGACACCAACGCAGAGGGGGCAGCGGGCGACACCGACGCCAACTCCGATGGGGGCAACACCACTCCGACCTTTGACGAACTGCTGAAAGACAAAAAATTCCAAAGTGAATTTGACAGCAGGGTCAGCAAGGCGCTTGCCACGGCCAGAGCCAAGTGGGAAGAAAGCGCCAAAGAGCAGGCGGACGAAGCCAAAAAACTATCCAGTATGAACAAAGAGGAGCGAGAGCGGTATAACCTGGCCAAGGATCGCCAGGCATTTGAACAGGAAAAGGCAGCCTTTGCCAAGAAGCAGCTGGAAACGGCTGTTGCGGCTGAGCTGCTCCAGCGTAAGCTGCCTGTGCAGTTTGCCGCAATCCTGACCGGGAATGACGCCACTGCCTCGCAAAAGAACCTGGAGATTTTTGACGCCGCATTTCAAGAGGCAGTACAGGCCGCCACAACCGCCAACCTGCGGGGCAAGGACTTGCCGCCGGCAGGTAAGGAAGCAGCGGGCGACAATGTACCGCCCACAGACTTCCGCGCCTATGAGGCGTGGAGAAAACAGAACGGCTAATAGGAGGAATAAGAAATGCCGAATACGATTTTAACACCCAATGTCATTGCCAATGAGGCACTGATGGTACTGAAAAACAACCTGGTGATGGCTAACCTGGTCCACCGGGACTATGAGAACGAATTTGTGAAGGTTGGCGACACGGTTACCGCCCGCCGCCCCAGCAAGTTTGTAGCCAAGAACTTTACCGGCGCTGTGGATCCCCAGGATCTGAACGAGGGCGGTGTACCCGTGAAGATGGACCGGCTGCGCGATGTGACTGTGCAGATCACTTCTAAGGAAATGTCCCTGGATCTGCGCGACTTCTCTGCCCAGGTGATCGAACCGGCCATGACCGCCATCGCCAGCGCGGTGGACGCAGATGTACTGGCGACTGCCGTAGAGGGCGCCGGTCGCACCGTGACCGCTTCCGGAGAGAGCGCAACCAAGCCCATTAAGGATATTGCCAAGGTGGGCAGCTATCTGGACTTCGCCGGTGTGCCGGTTCAGAACCGCCGCCTGGTACTGAACCCCTCGCACAAGGTGCTGTATGCTACGGACGACAACCTGTCCAAGGTGTCCTATGCCGGTGACGGCAACGCCCTGCGGGACGCAGAACTGGGTAAGGTGTACACCATGGACACCTACATGAGCCAGAACGCACCGTATCCCTACGGTTATCTGGACAATGCCGTTGGTACTGCCAAGACTTATAAGGTCAGTGGTACTGCCGGTGAGAGCAAGGTGGCGCTGTCCTCTGTGACTGCTGCTACTGCCAATGTGAAAAAGGGCGACTGCTTTATTGTGGACGGCTATGTGTACCATTTTGCCGCAGACGCTACGGCTGCCAGCGGCGCGGTGGCCGAGGTGGCTATTGACCAGTCCTTGCACGCTACACTGTCTGGAAAGGATGCCACTGTGATCTCTGCGCCCACTTCCGTAGGGTTCCACCGCAACGGCGTGGCACTGGTGACCCGTCCTATGGATCTGCCGATGGGTAACAAGAACGCCTATGTGGCTTCTGCGGACGGCCTGGGTGTGCGTGTGGTCTTTGACTACGACAGCACCCACAAGATCGACACCGTATCCTTTGATATTCTGTACGGCGTGACCACGCTGGACAAGAATATGATCGTCAAGGTGCAGGGCTAAGCCCGGGGAGGTACAAATGGAAAAGGTAACCGTTGTAAGCGGTAAAAGCGAAGTGGTCATTGACCGCAACTGCCTGGAGGCATACTTGAATGCCGGTTGGAAACTGCCGGAGAAAAAAGAAAACATGAAACAGGGCGCCAAATAAGGCGCCTTTTCTTATGGGGGTGATATGTTTGACTGATGAGATGAAAAGCAAGGCTCTGCGGCTGCTGCGGGCCGCTGCCGGGCGTTACGACAAGATATGCGAGGCCTGGTACGCACACGCCGGTGAAGAGCTGGATTTGCAGCTGTTCTTGGATATGGCCGAGGACGATTGCTTGGCGTATCTTGGTGTCCGCACCTTGCCGCTTGCCGTGACGGCGACCACGCTGTCCAAAATCGCCTATATACACCTAAACGGCTTCTTACAGGAGCAGGACTACGGTGTGAAAAGCGCTTCTTACACAGAGGGAAGCGTGTCCAAGAGCGAGACCTATACCACCCCTGCGGAGCGCGAGGCGGCCGTTGCCGAGCTGCTGCAGCCGTACAACAGATACAGGGAGGTGCATACTGGTGAAGCTGAAAACGCCTAAGTCGTGGACTGTAAAATCACGGATTTTCTCCGCACAGACGATCAGAGACAGTGCTTACGACTTTGAGCAGAGCACCTATACCGCTGTGCCAACTGTATTGTATTTGTGCTGGCAGCCGGTGTCTGCCGCCGCTCCCATAGAAGAACGCGGGCGGGTGTCGTCTGCAAGCTACCAGGCTGTGCTGTACAGTGATGTGGCCGTACAGCCCGGAGATTTGGTGCAGGTGGATGGTATCGGCTGGCTGGAGGTGGACAGTGTGCAGCATTTTCTGCACCATAGGCTGCTGACGGCCAACGCAACAGAAAGGAGGGCGACGGTTGGAAACGCAGATTGAAAACCTGGGAGCCTATGCCTCTGCCATTGAGCAAAGCACCAATAGACTGCTGAATCAGCTGGAACGGCAAATGCTGCAGGACGCGGAGGATATGGCCGGCCGCCAGCGGAGCAAGTGCCCGGAGGATACCGGGTTGCTGCGGGAATCTATCGCCGCTTTTTGCGAGCGTAACGGCGACAGCGTAACCGCAGGCAGTCGTACCAATATGCAGTATGCGGCCTATGTGGAATTCGGAACCGGGCCTGTGGGTGACGAAAAGGGTACACCGCTGGACAGTGAGCTGGGTATTGTGCGTAAGCATGAGCCTTGGACTGCGTATATACCAGGCTACGGATTTCGCAGGTTAAAAGGCTGCTTGCCGGCGCTCTTTATGTATTACGGCATGCAGGAAATGCAGCCGGTGATTGCAGAGCA comes from Oscillospiraceae bacterium and encodes:
- a CDS encoding P22 coat protein, coding for MPNTILTPNVIANEALMVLKNNLVMANLVHRDYENEFVKVGDTVTARRPSKFVAKNFTGAVDPQDLNEGGVPVKMDRLRDVTVQITSKEMSLDLRDFSAQVIEPAMTAIASAVDADVLATAVEGAGRTVTASGESATKPIKDIAKVGSYLDFAGVPVQNRRLVLNPSHKVLYATDDNLSKVSYAGDGNALRDAELGKVYTMDTYMSQNAPYPYGYLDNAVGTAKTYKVSGTAGESKVALSSVTAATANVKKGDCFIVDGYVYHFAADATAASGAVAEVAIDQSLHATLSGKDATVISAPTSVGFHRNGVALVTRPMDLPMGNKNAYVASADGLGVRVVFDYDSTHKIDTVSFDILYGVTTLDKNMIVKVQG
- a CDS encoding HK97 gp10 family phage protein, which encodes METQIENLGAYASAIEQSTNRLLNQLERQMLQDAEDMAGRQRSKCPEDTGLLRESIAAFCERNGDSVTAGSRTNMQYAAYVEFGTGPVGDEKGTPLDSELGIVRKHEPWTAYIPGYGFRRLKGCLPALFMYYGMQEMQPVIAEHYGTAIQEAIK
- a CDS encoding DUF4355 domain-containing protein — translated: MTKHNAEMENSREQSRVCARLPLNLQLFAEDTGENGADTNAEGAAGDTDANSDGGNTTPTFDELLKDKKFQSEFDSRVSKALATARAKWEESAKEQADEAKKLSSMNKEERERYNLAKDRQAFEQEKAAFAKKQLETAVAAELLQRKLPVQFAAILTGNDATASQKNLEIFDAAFQEAVQAATTANLRGKDLPPAGKEAAGDNVPPTDFRAYEAWRKQNG